TGCAGAGGTTGCCGACCGACGAGGTGTCGACCCGGATCGAGCCGCCGGTGGCCTTGCGGGTGTCGTTGTCGAGCGCGAAGGTGTACGTCCCTTCCAGGCTGCGGGAGGTGTACTGCGGGGCGCTGCCGGCCGGGGCGGTGTTGAGCGAACCCAGGCCCTCCGACGTCAGCTTCGCGGTCTTCGGCGCCGTCTTGAGCGGGCAGGTCAGCACGTTGCCGGACTTGTCGTAGTAGGTGACGTGGACGATGTACTCCATCTTCTCCTGGCCCACGCCGACGTCACCCGAGACGGTGCACGGCGGCAGGTCCTCGAGCAGACCGGTGGCGCCGTACGCGGCCGCGGCGATCCGGGCCATCACCACGTCCAGCCCGATCCGGGCCCCGGCGAGCGCGGTGCTGCGGTCGGCCATCGCGCGTGCGGTGGTGAACTGCCGGAGGATCATCGGCATGACCGCGATCGAGAGGACCAGTCCGGTGCTCACCACCATCATCGCGATGGGCAGCGAGCCACTGTCGTCGCCGGAGCGGCGGTGCCACCTCATGACTACGGCCTCCCTACGTTGCTGCACTGCTGGAGTGTCGGATCGATCAGGTCGGGGTTGTCGCCGTAGCCGTCGAGGTCGGTCTCCTCGCCGATGTTCTGCGTGGTGAAGCCGTTGTCGAACCGCTGCGTGACGCTGCCGACGACGACGTTGAAGTGCACCCGGGTCATCAGGTAGTTGAGGGTGAACTGGGTGCCCACCCCGGTGGTCCCGGCGCTCGCGGTCTTCCACGGCGAGTCACCCGGTTTGTAGACCTCGAACGGCTTGGCGCCGTTGTCCAGCGACACGTCGGTGGCGAGGGTGGCCGGCGTCCCCGGCGTGCCACCCAGGTCCCAGTTCCGGATGGTGAGGATCTTCTTGGCGGTGTCGAACAGCAGCTGCCGGCACCGGACCGGCGGATCGGTGAGGTCCGTCGCCGTCTTCACCCTGGGCGGGATCGCGAACTCCAGGTAGTACCGGGACGGCACCCCCGTCGGGCTGCCGGGCGCGGACACGTACGTCGCGTAGCGCAACTCCCGGTCCAGCCGGTTGAAGCTGATGTCCAGCTGGTCACCGCTGACCGAGTTCTGCTCGATCTGCTTGGTGCCGGAGTAGATCTGGATGATCGCGGTCACCGCCATCAGCGTCACGACCGACAGAATCCCCGTCGTGACCAGCATCTCCATCAGCGAGTAGCCCTGGTCGTCCCGGAGCCGGCCGGCGAGGCGGCTCACAGGACGGTCCAGACGAAGGTGTACTTGGCGGTCTGCGTGTCTTTGCCGCTGGTCGTCGCCGTCAGCGTGACGGTGTAGACGCCCGGCAGAGTCGGCTTACCGGTGATCTTGTCGCCCTTCCCGCTGAGGGTGACGCCGAGCGGCAGCCCGGTGACATCCACGTTCTTGATCTTGACGCCGATGTCGTCGGCGTTGGTGTCGACAGACAGGTTCACCGACTGCCTGGCCGTGGACGTCACCACGGCGGCCGGCGCGGTGAATTGCAGCGTGCTCGTGGGCGAACCCACCTGCATCACGAAGTTGACGGTCACCGACGCACCGGTCCCGTCCTTCACCGTGACCGTCGGCAGGAACCGGCCACCGATGAGCACCGGTCCCCCGGAGATCACGCCGCTGGTCGCGTTGATGCTCAGCTCGGTCGGCAGACCGGTCGCGGTGAACGTGTAGTTGCCGTCGCCGCCCGCGGCGGTGGTGGCCAGGTTGACCGTCGACAGCAGGTCGACCTGCTGATCGGCGACCGGCTGCAGGGTCAGCGGCTGGAGCACGGTGTGCGTGAACTTGAGGGTGAAGGGCTGGTCGATGGTGGTGGTGCTCGCGGTGACGGTGATGATGGCGGAATAGCTCGTGCTGGCCGTGCCGGTGATCGCCCCGGTGGTGTCGTCGAACGCCAGTCCGGCCGGCAGGGGAGTGTCCAGCGAGTACGTGTAGGACACCGCACTGTTGGTCTTGTCGACGACGATCGCCGGCAGGGCGACCGGGTCACCGACGTAGCTCACCGGCGCGGGCACCGCGAGACTCGGCTGGTCGATCACCTGCCACTTGGTGCCGAGCGTCTGGTCGGTGTCCGAGCGGGGGGACAGCGTGCCCACCGGCGGCGCGCTCTCCACCACCTTGATGTAGGTGCCGGTGGTGGCGTACGTCCAGACGCCGGCCTTGGTCGGCGTACCCCATACCTCACCGGTCGACGGTTTGATGGCGAGACCGTCGGGCAGTTTGACGGCGCTCCAGGTGTTGGGCAGGTTGCCGCCGGTGGCCTTCATGAAGACGGAGACGTCGCCGACCCCGCGGAAGAAGAGCCGCATGTCCGGCGGCCGGATCTTCGGGATGGCCCGCGTCGAGCTGTACTTCGCGTCGTCCTTCTTGCTGGAGATGAGGGTCGAGGCGAGGTAGGCGCACTGGCCGCCGGTCGCCGTGCAGCTCTTGTGCTGCCAGGTCTCCAGCACCACCACCCGGAAGTACTGGAGGATCGAGGTGGAGTCGGTCGGTCGCTTCGGGTCGGTCGCGGCGAGCGGCTTGACGCAGTCGTCGTCGCGGGTCACGTAGACCTCGCAGGTGCCGACGACGATGCTCTGCTGGAAGCTGATCCCACCGAGGGTCAGCGTCGTCGGCACGGTCGGGAGCGCCGCGTTCTGCCCCTCGGTGCTCCCGGAGATGCCGATCTGCGCCATGCTCGTCAGGTACGGCTTGAGCTTGTCCTGGAACGGCCCGGACTGCAGCGCCGCCCACTGCTGGTCGACGCTCGCCTGGCCACGGCCGTCGAGCAGGGCCGACCCCTCGAGGGCACGGACCTGCTCCAGCGCGTTGCTCGCCAGCCGCACCGCGTAGCGTTGATCACGCTGCTGAGCGGCGGTGAGCGCACCGTTGACGAAGAACATGCCCAGCCCGGCCATGGCGACGCTGATCACGGCGAGCGACACCAGCACCTCGAGCAGCGTGAAGCCCTCGTCCATGCGACGGTCGGACGGTTGGCCGCGCATCCCACTCCTCAACTGTTCCTCCGGCGCCCACGCGGGAGCCTCGCCACCTAGCCCCATCGGCAGGCGGGAGGGAAAGCGGAGGATTTAGTCGATTCGCAGCGCCTCGGACGACCCCGTCCAGTGGAAGCGGAGCAGCCGGTGCAGTTGCGGGGAGCAGCCGACGATCTGCAACCGGTGCGTCCCTGCCGCCGCCGGGGCCAGCAGGATCCGGGCCGCCGCCGAGTCGGCGAACCGCAACCGGCTCAGGTCCAGCGTGAGCGGCACCCGGCTCAGCGGATGATCCTCGGTCAGGTGCTCCATCATCGCCCGCAGCGCGTGCCGGTTGGAGAGGTCGGCCTCCCCCTCCAGGCGCAGGCCGAGCGGTTTGCGGCTGCGGACGCCACGCAGCAGCGGCACCCGCTCCGGATCCGTGTGCCGGGTGATCGTGGCCGGGTGGGTGCGGGTGAGCCGGCGCAACTCCGGCTCGGTGAACAGGCGCCGGTCATAGAGGCAGATGCCCATCGCATAGCCGTCGGCGAAGACCCGGTTGACCTGAGCCTCGTACCACGAGAGCTGGTCGACGTCGTCCAGGTGCCGGGCCCAGGACATGTCGCCGATGCCGCGCATGCCGCGGTATCCGGCCGCGCGGGCCTTGTCCGCCTCACCCATCCAGGCGCTCAGGCTCGCCTCGGCGTCGAACACGCCCGCGGTCAGGTACGCCGACCCCGGCCCGTCCAGCGTCAACTGCCCGCTGTGCAGGGCGGCCGTGACGTTCACCCCCTGCCCGGCCAGCACCTGCGGCAGGCGTTCGGCGCTCTGCCCGTGGTACAGGATCCGGTGGTGCTGGCGCAGACCGGCCCGGATGTACGCCGCCAGACTGCGGGCCCGGAGCGGCTCGTCGTCGAAGATGAGGCAGGCATGATCACCTGGGCTCAAGTGGTCGAGCAGGCTGGCCTCGGCCATCGTGACCCCTCGCTGCTGGAGACCCCGTGACGAATTGGTTGGGCCCCACCGTAACCACGCCCGCCCGCCCGTACTATCGCTGAATCGGGTACCCGGCAGGCCGCTGACGACGGAGGACGCATGACCCTCACCGACCCCCTCGAGCTGCTGGACATCGCCGGGCTGCTGAGCGACGAGGAACGGCAGATCCAGGAGACGGTGTCCCGGTTCGTCGCCGACCGCGTCCGGCCGTATGTCGCGGAGTGGTTCGAGGCCGGCACCTTCCCCCGCGAACTGGCCCCGGAGCTGGGCAAACTCGGCGTGCTCGGTATGCACCTGGACGGTTACGGGTGCGCCGGGACGAGCGCGGTGGCATACGGGCTGGCTTGCCTCGAGCTGGAGGCCGGCGACTCGGGGCTGCGCAGCTTCGTCTCGGTGCAGGGCTCGCTGGCGATGTTCTCCATCTGGAAGTACGGGTCGGAGGAGCAGAAGCAGGAGTGGCTGCCGCGGATGGCCGCGGGCGAGGCGATCGGCTGTTTCGGCCTCACCGAGCCGGACTTCGGCAGCGACCCGGCCAACATGCGCACCCGCGCGGTCCGCGACGGCGACGACTGGGTGCTCACCGGCACCAAGATGTGGATCACCAACGGCAGCATCGCGGACATCGCGACGGTGTGGGCGCAGACCGAGGACGGGATCCGCGGCTTCCTGGTGCCGCGCGGCACCCCCGGGTTCACCAGCCGCACCATCAAGCAGAAGCTGTCGCTGCGGGCGTCGATCACCGGCGAGCTCATCCTCGACGAGGTGCGGCTGCCCGACTCGGCGCGGCTGCCCGGGGCGCGCAGTCTGGGCGCGCCGCTGAGCTGTCTGAACGAGGCCCGCTTCGGCATCATCTTCGGGGCGGCCGGCGCGGCGCGGGACAGCCTGCGGACCGCGATCGACTACGCGAACACCCGGGTGCAGTTCGACCGGCCGATCGCGGCGTTCCAGCTCACCCAGGAGAAACTGGCGAACATGGCGGTGGACCTCAACATGTCCGCGCTGCTGGCGCTGCACCTGGGCCGGCTCAAGGACGCCGGGTCGATCAAGCCGCACCAGGTGAGCGTGGGCAAGCTGAACAACGTGCGCAAAGCGCTGGGGATCGCGCGCGAGTGCCGGACGATCCTGGGCGGCAGCGGGATCACGCTGGAGTACTCGCCGCTGCGGCATGCCAACAACCTGGAGTCGGTGCTCACCTACGAGGGCACGTCGGAGATCCACACGCTGGTCATCGGGCAGGCGCTGACCGGTCACGCCGCCTACCGCTGAGGGATTCCGGCCGCTTCCCTCAGCCCACGGAGACTTCGCAGCGTCCGGCCGGTCGCCCGTTTGAAGAGGTACTCCGCGCGTTCGTAGGAGAGGCGGCGCCGGCCGGTCTCCGGGCAGAGATCGGCCGGTGGCGGGCGGCGAGCCGGCGCGGGGCGCCGATCCGACAGGAAGAGCGGCCCCCGGGTCCGGCCCGCGATCAGCTCCGGGATCAGGGCCGCGGTCCGCTCTCCCCAGGTCACCCCGGGACCGCCGGGTCCGTCCAGGTCCTCGACGTTCAACGCCAGGACCGCGCCGATCGGTGCGCCGGACTCCTGCACCATCAGCCACAGCGTCCGCTCCCGCAGTCCCACCCC
Above is a genomic segment from Actinoplanes ianthinogenes containing:
- a CDS encoding PulJ/GspJ family protein encodes the protein MSRLAGRLRDDQGYSLMEMLVTTGILSVVTLMAVTAIIQIYSGTKQIEQNSVSGDQLDISFNRLDRELRYATYVSAPGSPTGVPSRYYLEFAIPPRVKTATDLTDPPVRCRQLLFDTAKKILTIRNWDLGGTPGTPATLATDVSLDNGAKPFEVYKPGDSPWKTASAGTTGVGTQFTLNYLMTRVHFNVVVGSVTQRFDNGFTTQNIGEETDLDGYGDNPDLIDPTLQQCSNVGRP
- a CDS encoding MEDS domain-containing protein, giving the protein MAEASLLDHLSPGDHACLIFDDEPLRARSLAAYIRAGLRQHHRILYHGQSAERLPQVLAGQGVNVTAALHSGQLTLDGPGSAYLTAGVFDAEASLSAWMGEADKARAAGYRGMRGIGDMSWARHLDDVDQLSWYEAQVNRVFADGYAMGICLYDRRLFTEPELRRLTRTHPATITRHTDPERVPLLRGVRSRKPLGLRLEGEADLSNRHALRAMMEHLTEDHPLSRVPLTLDLSRLRFADSAAARILLAPAAAGTHRLQIVGCSPQLHRLLRFHWTGSSEALRID
- a CDS encoding acyl-CoA dehydrogenase family protein → MTLTDPLELLDIAGLLSDEERQIQETVSRFVADRVRPYVAEWFEAGTFPRELAPELGKLGVLGMHLDGYGCAGTSAVAYGLACLELEAGDSGLRSFVSVQGSLAMFSIWKYGSEEQKQEWLPRMAAGEAIGCFGLTEPDFGSDPANMRTRAVRDGDDWVLTGTKMWITNGSIADIATVWAQTEDGIRGFLVPRGTPGFTSRTIKQKLSLRASITGELILDEVRLPDSARLPGARSLGAPLSCLNEARFGIIFGAAGAARDSLRTAIDYANTRVQFDRPIAAFQLTQEKLANMAVDLNMSALLALHLGRLKDAGSIKPHQVSVGKLNNVRKALGIARECRTILGGSGITLEYSPLRHANNLESVLTYEGTSEIHTLVIGQALTGHAAYR
- a CDS encoding putative Ig domain-containing protein produces the protein MRGQPSDRRMDEGFTLLEVLVSLAVISVAMAGLGMFFVNGALTAAQQRDQRYAVRLASNALEQVRALEGSALLDGRGQASVDQQWAALQSGPFQDKLKPYLTSMAQIGISGSTEGQNAALPTVPTTLTLGGISFQQSIVVGTCEVYVTRDDDCVKPLAATDPKRPTDSTSILQYFRVVVLETWQHKSCTATGGQCAYLASTLISSKKDDAKYSSTRAIPKIRPPDMRLFFRGVGDVSVFMKATGGNLPNTWSAVKLPDGLAIKPSTGEVWGTPTKAGVWTYATTGTYIKVVESAPPVGTLSPRSDTDQTLGTKWQVIDQPSLAVPAPVSYVGDPVALPAIVVDKTNSAVSYTYSLDTPLPAGLAFDDTTGAITGTASTSYSAIITVTASTTTIDQPFTLKFTHTVLQPLTLQPVADQQVDLLSTVNLATTAAGGDGNYTFTATGLPTELSINATSGVISGGPVLIGGRFLPTVTVKDGTGASVTVNFVMQVGSPTSTLQFTAPAAVVTSTARQSVNLSVDTNADDIGVKIKNVDVTGLPLGVTLSGKGDKITGKPTLPGVYTVTLTATTSGKDTQTAKYTFVWTVL